Genomic window (Paucidesulfovibrio gracilis DSM 16080):
TGGTGAAGAGAATCATCAAAAATCCCAGAAAGAAAAAGGCTGATGAAATGGTTTTGGCGAAGTAGCGCACTGTGGTGCGCAGCAGCCCGGCCCGTTTCCCTTCAAAGTCCACCACCTTGATGCCAAGCATGATTTTGCCGGGCGTGGCCTGGAGTCGCGAGCTTTCCATTCCCACATAATAAACACAGGTCAGGGGCAGCGGCAGCACGTTGGCGAAGAACACATTGAAGTCGGGATCGTCGAAGAGGCCAGGCGCGAGCAGCGCAGCCAGAAAGGTGAGAAAAAAGATGGCGGCCCCAATGAGCACGAAATCCACGATAAAAGCGCCCAGCCGTTGGGCCGGGGAGGCATAGCCCGCCGGAGGAATCCATTCGCCCTTTCCAGAGGAGAGCGGGGAGCTTTTTTGCGGTTGGTTTCGGCGTTGCGCAAAGCGGGGGCGTTTGTCAGGTTGGGTGGCGTCGGAATCGTGCCGAGGTTCCGCCTCCGGCGGATCGAACCGAAAGCCACCGATATTCGGCGGGACATCTCCAGGCGCTTGCGAGGGGTGTTCTTGAGCGCCCGTCTTGCGGTCGGGAGCTGGCTGCTTTTCTCGGCGCGGCATGTCCGGGGGGGCGGTTTTGGGCCTGTTCAAGGAAGCGCCGCACTGAAGGCAATAGGTGGCCTGTTCCGGCATTTCCGCTCGACACTTGGGACAAATCATGCTCACACCTCGATGCGCTGGGCCGAATGGGAGAACTTGGACCCGTGATACTTGAAGGAACGCACATGCTAGTCTGATGCATGAAAAAAGTCTATAGCATACGAACGATTGACTGCAATGGAAAAGGAAAATCCAATGCCTGCTCCTGTTTGGATTCTGCATATCGATATGGACGCGTTCTATGCCTCCGTGGAGCAGATGGACCAACCCGAGCTGCGGGGACGGCCCGTTGCCGTGGGGGGCATTGGCGGCCGGGGGGTGATCTCGGCGGCGTCGTATGAAATTCGTAAGTATGGAGTGCGTTCGGCCATGCCCGGGACCACGGCACGGCGGCTGTGTCCACAGGGGGTGTTTCTGCCGGTGCGCATGGAGCGGTACAAGGAAGTTTCGCGCCAAGTCATGCACGCGTTGGAGGAATTTTCTCCCCTGGTGGAACAGGCCAGCGTGGACGAAGCGTACATGGACGCCACCGGACTGGAGCGGCTTTTCGGACCGATTCCGGAGTTGTGCGAGACCATCCGCGCCCGGGTGCGCAAGGCCACCGGAGGGCTGACCTGTTCGGTGGGAGCGGCGCCGGTGCGGTTTTTGGCTAAAATCGCTTCGGACCAGAACAAGCCGGACGGAGTGTTTCTTATTTACCCCGAGGACGTGGATTCGTTTTTAAAGACCCTGCCCGTGGGCAAGATTCCCGGGGTGGGCAAGCGCGGGCGGGAAATCTTGCAGGAACTGGGCGTGCGCTACGCCGGGCAGATTCCGAATCGTCCTCGCGCGTTTTGGGAACAGCGGTTCGGCAAATGGGGCGGGGAGCTGTATGACCGGTGCCGGGGCATGGGATCCACGGAGGTGGTCCCGTATGCCGCGCCCAAGTCGTGCAGCGCGGAAAATACGTTTGAGCGCGATACCCTGGAGACCGCGACATTGCGGCGTTGGCTGCTGGCCCAGAGCGATCGCGTGGCATCGGACCTGCGGCGGCACGGCGTACGGGGCCGGACCGTGACCCTGAAAGCCAAGTTCGCGGACTTTCGGCAGGTCACGCGCAGCCGCAGCCTGGATCATCGCACGAGTGAAACCGACACGATTTATGGAACCGCCTTGGAATTGCTGGAGGAACTTTGTCCCAAAACACCCTTGCGGCTGATTGGCGTGGGCGTATCCAATTTTAGCCCCCGGTCCCGTCAGCTTTCCTTGCTGGAGCCGGAGGAAACAAGCCGTCCGGATCCGAAGAAGCAACACCTGGAGCAGACCGTGGACGCCATTCGTCGGCGGTTTGGTCCTGGAGCGGTTCGGCGGGCCGCGCTGCTGGAAAAACCATCGGACAAGTCGGAGCCTTCAAAGCATGGGGACGGGCAATCCTCAGGCGGCAACGGCCGGGACGGATCGTCCGGGCATTGACGTTGCAGCGTGTTGGGGCGGGTTGTCTCCTTGCCAAAGCCCCTTGGTCCCGCTTAGAAAGAGGAATGGTGCAGCGCCCGTTTTCCTGTGGGCGCGTGTTATGAATCATCGGTTTGGAGGATGGTATGGTTCTTTCCGAAAACGAAGCCAAGTTCAAGTTTTGTCCCCTGCTCAAGACCACGGAAGATAAAATGAAATTTTGTCAGGGATCCATGTGCATGATGTGGCGCCGGCACGACAAAGACAAGGACAAGGGCTGGTGCGGCCTGGCCGGAAAGCCCCTGAACGCGGCGGGCTGAGCAGCGTCGTATGGCCAAGCCGTTCCATTTTCCCCTCCAAAAGGTATTGGATTACCGCGAACAATTGGAGGATCGCGCACGCCTGGCCCTGGCCAAGGCCCATAAGGCGCATGAACAACAGCGCGGCGTGGTGGAGGATCTGAAGGAGCGCCTCACGCGGCACCAGCGCCGGGGAGCCGGGCAGGACGCGGACGCCAATGACATCTGGCTTTGGCAGCAATACAAGCAGGCGTTGGAGCAGGATTTGTCTTCGGCCCAGGGGCGGCTTTCCAAACTGGCCCTCAACTTGCAAAAATGTCGGCGTGAAGCCGTGCAAGCGTCAAAAGACCGAAAACTCCTGGACAAACTCAAACAACAACAGGCAGCCAGACACCGCGATGAAGAACAACGCAAAGAGGAAAAGGAAAACGATGAAATGGCAGCGCTTCGTTTCCGGCATAAAGATTTCTAGAGTCCTCAAAACCTTGGCGGTATTGGCCCTGTTCAAGCTCGTGCTCCTGGGCGTGCTCTGTCTGGACGGGCCGGATCCGGTCCCCTCGGCCGTGTCCACCGCCGCAGCGCCGCAATCCGAGGCTGCTCCGTCCGGGCCAAGTCTCGCCACCCAAGCCGTGAGCGCCGTGTCCCCGACGCAGGCCATGGCCCAGGAGGACGCGCCGGACGCGGCCACCGAGCAGGCTCCGCCCGAAGGCATGGACCCGGCGGACTGGGCCGTGCTCAAGCGCCGGGAAGAAGAATTGGCCGCCAAAGAACGCACCCTGCGGGAGCTGGAATCCAGCGTCCAGGCGGAAGTGGAAAAGCTGGAAGGTCTCAAAAGCCAGCTGGAAGCCTTGCTCAAAGACGTGAAAAACGTGGAAGACGAGCGGCTCCAGAAGCTCATCAAGGCCTATGCCAACATGAAGGCCAAACAGGCCGCGGCCGTGCTCGAAACCATGGATCAGGCTCTGGCTGTCAAGATTCTGGCGGGATTGCAGGGGCGGCAGGCCGGTGAAGTTCTCAGCTTCATTGAAACGCGCAAGGCCGCCGAACTTTCCGAGGCGCTCACCAATCTGCGCGTACCGTTTGAGCAGCCCTGATGTGCCGGATTTGCCTGACCCTGGCCTATGACGGAACCGATTATGCCGGTTGGCAGGTGCAGCCCGGACAACGCACGGTGCAGGGGGTGCTGGAACGCGCCCTCCGGCCGTTGATCGGAGTGGGCGAGGATGTCCGCGTCCACGCCTCGGGCCGGACGGACAGCGGGGTGCATGCCCTGGGTCAGGTGGCGCATGTGGACGTGCCGACCTCGCGCCGCGATCTCCCCTGGCAAAAAGCCCTGAACGCCACGCTCCCTCCGGACGTGCGCGTGGTGGCGGCCCGCGAGGTTCCCGCAACGTTTCATGCCCGGTTTTCCGCCATTTCCAAAACCTATGCCTATACCCTTTGGCTGGACCCGGACTATGTGCTGCCCCAGCGCCGCCGCCATGTCTGGCATTGCGGTCCCCTGGACCTGAATGCTCTGGACCGGGCCGCGGCATTTCTGCTGGGGGAGCAGGACTTTGCGGCCTTTCGCAACACCGGCACGGAAACCAGGTCCACGGTTCGCACCATGCACCGTGTATGGCGCTCATCGGGCGTGCATCCCGCGGAATGCGTGCTGCGTTTTCAGGCATCCGGCTTCCTCAAGCAGATGGTCCGCAACCTCACGGGCTGCCTTGTGGCCGTGGGCCGGGGTAAAGCCGAACCGGAAAACGTCCGATCCTACCTGAAGGAAGGGGACAGGAGCGCCGCGCCTGCCACGGCTCCGGCACAGGGGCTTTGTCTGGAGCGGGTGGAGTATCCGGATGTCCCGTTCCCGGATGGTAATGGTGACGAGCATCAAATGGGATCCAGCCGCGCCCCTGCCCGGGGCTGAACCGCAACGCACCACGCTTCGACCGGATCGTGGTCCTTCGGTCACGTCCGAGGTCTCCCAACGGTATTCCCAATCCCGCAATGAATTGACGCTCCGCAGAGAAGCGCCGGCCCTGGCGCAATCCCTGGAGGAGCGCATCCAGCGTCTGGCCCGCGCCGTGGAACACTTTGCCTGGCCGGAGAATTTTCCGGATCAAACCAGCGACCCTGCCAAGGCGCGAACCGTGCAAAACGGCATGGGCGCTCCATTGGTCTCGGCTTGGTTGCCCGACCGGGCCGCGCCCTATGACCGCTATTTTTCCAAAGGGTTTGACTGGCAGGCCAATGCCGCCGACACCTTGGGACTGGATCCCGGGGAGTATTCCTTTACCCTGGAGCATCAGGACGAGACCAGTGAATTGACCGTAACCCTGGACGCGGACATGACCATGCCCGATCTGCTGGACGCGGTGGCCCTGGCCGTGAACAACGACGACCGGAATGTGCAGGCCCGGCAGGTCAGCCAAACCAGTCCGGGATTGCACGCCCCCGGTCAGGTGGCCACGGGCCGGTCCCTGGCCGTTTCCGTGAACCCGGCCTACGGCGCGGAACTTCCCGTGCTGCGGGATACGTCCGGGCATTTGCTGGCCGCGCTGGATCTGCGGGAAAATCCGCGCATTCCGTCAGGCAACGCCCCCCCGGTCCCGGCGCGGTATTCATTGCAATCCCTGTCGCGCTACAGCCCTACGGCGTTTCAATCCACGGCCGTGGATCCGGGCGCGGCGCCGCCGTTGGAACCAGGCACCCACGCCTTTGCCTACACGCACGGCAGCGAGTCCGGCACCTTTTCCATGGATGTGCAGGCGGACGACACCTGGGAGGACGTGCTTCAACGGTTTGCGCGTACGGCCAATGCCTCGCAGAGCGGATTTATCGCGGCAACCGTGGAACGGGAACGGGTCTCCTCGGCCATGCCCGAAGGCGAGTGGGGCGATTTGCGCGGTTCCGGGCTGGCTCTGGAGATGGTGGCCACCGCGCCCAAACTCGGCCAGCGGCTGCAAATTGCAGGAGATGAGGACGCGGAAGACGATTCCGGTCAGGCCGCTGCCACGTTTTTGGATATCCTTGGGCTGAACGCCTCGGCCCGTCCCGGCACGGACGCCCGGCTCGCCGTGGACGGGCGGGAACGCGAACGCGCGCCCGGCGTGTTTGCCCTGGACCAGGGCCGTGTGCGCCTGGAAGAGACCGGATCCGTGGGCAGCGGGGAACTGCATGTGCAGGAAGCCTATGCGTCTATGGTGGAGCAGCTGCAGGACGTGACGCTTGCCTATAACGATTTGCGGGAATTTTTGTTGCGGGATGCCGAGCTGTTCCAACCCGGACTGGCCGCGACCTGGCGGGCGCCGCTTCAGGCCTTGGATAACAGCGCGCAGGCAATGAACCTGAACGGCACGGCCACGCCGCAACCGGATGTGAGCGGTTCAACGTCCGGATTGGAGCGGCTCGGTCTGCGGGAGTTCGGCACGGATAAGTTGCTCTGGTTTGATCATGACGCCTTTTTTACGGGCCTGGGATCCGATCCCAAGCAGGTACGGAGCCTGCTGTTGGATGCGGGGCAGGGGCTGCTTCCGGCCTGGGCCGACCTTGCCGCACGGACCGATCCCCGGTCTGCGTTGGCAGACCACGCCGAATCCCGCCCTGGTGCGGCATGGACCGTTACGGAACAATCCGGTTTGCCGGATCCTTTTCAGCCGGACCTCACCCCCCGTACCGAGGTGCAGTTGGAGCAACAGAGCACCCTGGTAAACCTCCTCGACGACATGGGGTCCGATCCGTTTGACCTGCCTTCCGGGAGAAAGATTGTTGACCGCTCGGGGTGAACACTGTTTCGTTGCTGGTGGATCAACGATGATCAATGGTGACCTTTTTTTGTGCACCACGAAATTTTGTACGGGAATATGTATAATCCGCTTGCCCGCATGATGCGATTGCGCTATTGCCGAAAGCAGGAGTGTTGACTTGTGTACGGGTGGCGTTTGGCAATGCAAAAGTGTCTCCCGGAAACAAGCGTTGTGTCCCATCTTTGTTTCAGGAGGCGATGATGAAGTCCATCTACGTGGGGAACATTCCGTTCCGAGCCACGGAGGACGAGGTGCGCGAGATGTTCGATCCGTTCGGCGACGTGCACGAGGTCAAATTTGTTATGGATCGCGAAACCGGCCGCTTCCGCGGATTTGGATTCGTGCGCATGGATGACGCCGCAGCCTTGGAGGCTATCGAAGCCCTGGACGGCAAACAATTGGGCGGAAGAGCCCTGCGCATCAACGAGGCACGGGAGCGTTCCCCCAGACCGCAACGCCAGCAAAGCTATTAACGCTTTTGAGTTGCAGTACACCCGTCAACAGCCCCCGCCTCGTCACGGGGGCTTGCTTTTTTCCTCCGCATACCGTTTGTCCCCCCCCAGCACTCGTGATGATCAATTGTGGCCATCGATGCTGGTGACCTTACCAGCGTGGCCGCCGCGGGCGAACCTCTGGCGGCAAGCGCGGTCCCATCGTCCACAGGCATAGGGCAAGTCAGCCTGTTTCCGTTGATCCTGGCCTTGCGGCCACAACCAGAGGCGTGACGTGCGGACAGGAAGCCGTAAACATTTTTCAATGGAAGCGAATTTTGCTTGTTTGAAAAAAGCTTGAATATGAGGAATGTTAAAAACAAACTAATACTTTTGTCGTAGATAAATTCATCCCTTTGACCGATTTTCATCCCTAAAGAATCTTCCTATATTGTCGATAATGATTATCATCAGGGTAGAGGTTTGCGACATCAATGGGATAGCAACCTGCTCTGACAGGAACATTCCAAAATGATAACATACCTTTTCAGTATGAAATCGTCTTTGGGGCAATACAAGGAGGCGGCCATGACCAACACTGGAACCACCATCTATCGCGGCTTGGGTGTCTTGGTGCTGGCGGCGCTTCTGCTCGCGATCATGGGAACCGGGGCAAGGGGCGCAATCATCACGCCGCAGTGGGGCATTGGCTCGACTGACGGCGCAGCTCTGGAAACCGCGTTCTTCAGCGGGTACACCGATGTGACCACGGAAACCTTTGCCGGGTTCACAGCCAACACGCAGGGTCCGCTGACCCTCAC
Coding sequences:
- a CDS encoding RDD family protein translates to MICPKCRAEMPEQATYCLQCGASLNRPKTAPPDMPRREKQPAPDRKTGAQEHPSQAPGDVPPNIGGFRFDPPEAEPRHDSDATQPDKRPRFAQRRNQPQKSSPLSSGKGEWIPPAGYASPAQRLGAFIVDFVLIGAAIFFLTFLAALLAPGLFDDPDFNVFFANVLPLPLTCVYYVGMESSRLQATPGKIMLGIKVVDFEGKRAGLLRTTVRYFAKTISSAFFFLGFLMILFTKRRQGLHDMMAGCLVVRRQEGERVGRGSVNP
- the dinB gene encoding DNA polymerase IV, coding for MPAPVWILHIDMDAFYASVEQMDQPELRGRPVAVGGIGGRGVISAASYEIRKYGVRSAMPGTTARRLCPQGVFLPVRMERYKEVSRQVMHALEEFSPLVEQASVDEAYMDATGLERLFGPIPELCETIRARVRKATGGLTCSVGAAPVRFLAKIASDQNKPDGVFLIYPEDVDSFLKTLPVGKIPGVGKRGREILQELGVRYAGQIPNRPRAFWEQRFGKWGGELYDRCRGMGSTEVVPYAAPKSCSAENTFERDTLETATLRRWLLAQSDRVASDLRRHGVRGRTVTLKAKFADFRQVTRSRSLDHRTSETDTIYGTALELLEELCPKTPLRLIGVGVSNFSPRSRQLSLLEPEETSRPDPKKQHLEQTVDAIRRRFGPGAVRRAALLEKPSDKSEPSKHGDGQSSGGNGRDGSSGH
- the fliJ gene encoding flagellar export protein FliJ, which encodes MAKPFHFPLQKVLDYREQLEDRARLALAKAHKAHEQQRGVVEDLKERLTRHQRRGAGQDADANDIWLWQQYKQALEQDLSSAQGRLSKLALNLQKCRREAVQASKDRKLLDKLKQQQAARHRDEEQRKEEKENDEMAALRFRHKDF
- a CDS encoding MotE family protein, with product MKWQRFVSGIKISRVLKTLAVLALFKLVLLGVLCLDGPDPVPSAVSTAAAPQSEAAPSGPSLATQAVSAVSPTQAMAQEDAPDAATEQAPPEGMDPADWAVLKRREEELAAKERTLRELESSVQAEVEKLEGLKSQLEALLKDVKNVEDERLQKLIKAYANMKAKQAAAVLETMDQALAVKILAGLQGRQAGEVLSFIETRKAAELSEALTNLRVPFEQP
- the truA gene encoding tRNA pseudouridine(38-40) synthase TruA, with translation MCRICLTLAYDGTDYAGWQVQPGQRTVQGVLERALRPLIGVGEDVRVHASGRTDSGVHALGQVAHVDVPTSRRDLPWQKALNATLPPDVRVVAAREVPATFHARFSAISKTYAYTLWLDPDYVLPQRRRHVWHCGPLDLNALDRAAAFLLGEQDFAAFRNTGTETRSTVRTMHRVWRSSGVHPAECVLRFQASGFLKQMVRNLTGCLVAVGRGKAEPENVRSYLKEGDRSAAPATAPAQGLCLERVEYPDVPFPDGNGDEHQMGSSRAPARG
- a CDS encoding RNA recognition motif domain-containing protein is translated as MMKSIYVGNIPFRATEDEVREMFDPFGDVHEVKFVMDRETGRFRGFGFVRMDDAAALEAIEALDGKQLGGRALRINEARERSPRPQRQQSY